A window of the Dermatophagoides farinae isolate YC_2012a chromosome 2, ASM2471394v1, whole genome shotgun sequence genome harbors these coding sequences:
- the LOC124499981 gene encoding uncharacterized protein LOC124499981 isoform X2 yields the protein MHIHNIIKEKISIKSSLSSHGLFCCFFCCSWIEPATTVSSSSSPQNMMAVATTISSTTTATTTTTTTMNKSNLVDHSKKLSSSLSSTTTRLTPSPSSWRHFFYILGIYRYVLLCLLFGCMSLIIGVALFLLGILFRSNTTSIHLIESVPLYMPSLILFCNGLSLVAFMNKNTRRLYLLKSVCGLYLLVTLLMIIIAITTSAIHLPRLHLHRECAYNVRIRACTCVLSHQQQQHLISIQNSNNIDDDNDDDGDADIPLSNPFRASSKHFTMEEIMNCDLIHGIIYDSLRVVFALSLLAIAISIFSMITLFQLSTHEKRKLCFNNQLAMARDHHRRQYQQAQQIHHSSRSHSPPVNHRSLTSDDDCLPTSMTTTATITAKQQTSTNQFCHPSLPTDFKCLSADFSSQDLLIDNHQNSIHQTFKSPTTISNTPGDDPELLLFSPTRKLEPQDKIWSSSHSTTNFAIPDIEQYQSSDKNDHQQSSGSNLRRYMSVILDTPSNVHSYVWRKLNSLKNIQKHNSTRDDMHTKFSQQQRKHHHLLPPPHISIPRFSVSQLSNMKTDNSKKSQSILQTASSSSSSSYSNASSSSLGSSSFIKNQTIRYQLNTANNVELLLPKESQLIFSQNSSVDLESGHQCLFEPNESLFNNVEQSRTDFTSKYSQSLQSDNSISKNESNDHSKWSKCLTNLANSFECIDEDEELAKGFVQPPTSTAQSTTTQPYISYFNPFESTSIIYDRSSIKEQSTLDNHPSDNEHHLFRLMDAENNRHQQNTQPNQQPSLVDVFTFASSGNSTEYHHQIYTTFEEAFKNYYDSQNRISNNYSNYYTLPLNKTNGHTAKDSRHRYHRQRNGGQSDRIVNGRQHRKNYSPSSQNAIGMSNPSAKQMAKHQESSPIVVNNHTEFTEEIPFHVAIIEPPEDYQNLFPSNKQQPEARETKKQQKVQSQTIDSNDLIQTNQLLPHPYRYWLEQMNQPKLDQILNDDKINNPAFIGDDDDDDNDDDSCEDLENGDDDDEDDDDDEADGAGDTSTSQDIADFELELDEEPIKFVSEDDFKILVSNPSLKKLEDLFRSVDLGTINSVHHNQNEDKNQNNTIITRLPNTNQIPKPSETMNVPETILVEPLPIVETAAAVKSPIDLLEMNMNLLKRRVQEQMLNINNQNKNDCGFDGFRKGCFGDGDDNDDSSDTSTTGTASSLSSTCGDEQVNQDEESTDEEHSITAEYIKPPTPFTNYLFES from the exons ATGCATATACACAAtataataaaagaaaaaatctcgatcaaatcatcattatcatcacacggtttgttttgttgttttttttgttgcagcTGGATCGAACCAG caacaaccgtatcatcatcatcatcaccacagAATATGATGGCtgtagcaacaacaatctctTCAACGacaacggcaacaacaacaacaacaacaacgatgaataAATCTAATTTAGTTGATCACTCTAAGaaattatcgtcatcattatcatctacaacaacaagattgacgccatcaccatcatcatggagGCATTTTTTCTACATACTTGGCATTTATCGTTATGTTTTACtttgtttattattcggTTGTATGAGTTTGATTATTGGCGTGGCACTTTTTTTACTTGGCATTTTATTTCGTTCGAATACAACGTCCATTCATCTTATCGAATCGGTACCATTATATATgccatcattgatt CTATTCTGTAATGGATTATCGTTGGTTGCatttatgaacaaaaatacaaGACGATTGTATTTG CTCAAATCTGTTTGTGGTCTATATTTATTGGTcacattattgatgataatcattgccATAACTACATCGGCCATACATCTTCCAAGATTACATTTACATCGTGAATGTGCATACAATGTTCGTATACGTGCCTGTACTTGTGTTTTatctcatcaacaacaacagcatctAATCAGTATTcaaaatagtaataatattgatgatgataatgatgatgatggtgatgctGATATTCCATTGTCAAATCCATTTAGAG CATCTTCCAAACATTTTACCATGGAAGAAATTATGAATTGTGATCTAATCCATGGTATAATTTATGATTCATTAAGAGTGGTATTTGCCTTGTCTTTATTAGCCATAGcgatttcaatattttcaatgataacaTTGTTTCAATTATCGACACatgaaaaaaggaaattatGTTTTAACAATCAATTGGCTATGGctcgtgatcatcatcgccgTCAATATCAACAAGCTCAAcagattcatcattcatcacgATCACATTCGCCACCGGTTAATCATCGATCATTAACGAGCGATGACGATTGTCTACCCACATCtatgacaacaacagcaacaataactgcaaaacaacaaacgtCCACAAATCAATTCTGCCATCCATCATTACCTACAGATTTCAAATGTCTTTCTGCCGATTTTTCTTCACAAGATTTGcttattgataatcatcagaaTTCTATCCATCAAACATTCAAGTCACCCACTACTATTTCTAATACACCTGGAGATGATCCAGAATTGCTATTATTTTCACCGACTAGAAAATTAGAACCACAAGATAAAATATGGTCGTCATCACATTCGACTACAAATTTTGCCATTCCAGATATTGAACAATATCAATCATCGGATAAAAATGACCACCAACAATCATCCGGATCAAATCTAAGACGATATATGAGCGTCATATTAGACACACCATCAAATGTACATTCATATGTATGGcgtaaattgaattcattgaaaaatattcaaaaacatAATAGCACACGCGATGATATGCATACGAAAttttctcaacaacaacgtaaacatcatcatcttcttccaCCTCCTCATATATCCATACCACGATTTTCCGTGTCACAACTGTCCAATATGAAAACTGAtaattcgaaaaaatcacaatCCATCCTACAAACtgcatcttcatcatcatcatcatcgtatagCAATGCATCGTCTTCCAGTTTAGGATCATCAAGTTTCatcaaaaaccaaacaattCGTTACCAATTGAATACGGCCAATAAtgtagaattattattgccaaaaGAAtctcaattgattttttcacaaaattcTTCCGTTGATCTAGAATCTGGCCATCAATGCTTATTCGAACCGAATGAAAGTTTATTTAACAATGTCGAACAATCACGTACTGATTTTACTTCGAAATATAGTCAATCACTACAATCAGATAATTCCATCTCaaagaatgaatcaaatgatcattcaaaatgGTCCAAATGTTTAACCAATTTAGccaattcattcgaatgtatcgatgaagatgaagaattaGCTAAAGGATTTGTACAACCACCAACGTCAACAgcacaatcaacaacaacccaACCATATATTAGTTATTTCAATCCATTTGAATCTACATCCATCATTTATGatcgatcatcaatcaaagaaCAATCAACACTTGATAATCATCCATCCGATAATGAACATCATCTTTTTCGATTAATGGATGCGGAAAATAATcgacatcaacaaaatacaCAGCCAAATCAACAACCAAGTTTAGTGGATGTATTTACGTTTGCATCAAGCGGTAACAGTAccgaatatcatcatcaaatatacaCCACATTCGAAGAAgcatttaaaaattattatgactCTCAGAATCGTATTAGTAACAATTACAGCAATTATTACACTCTTCCATTGAATAAAACTAATGGTCATACAGCGAAAGATTCTcgtcatcgttatcatcgtCAACGAAATGGTGGACAATCAGACCGTATTGTTAATGGTCGACAACACcggaaaaattattcaccatcatcacaaaatGCAATTGGAATGTCTAACCCTTCTGCCAAGCAAATGGCTAAACACCAagaatcatcaccaatagTCGTGAATAATCATACAGAATTTACGGAAGAAATTCCATTTCATGTTGCTATCATTGAACCACCTGAAGATTATCAAAATCTTTTTCCTtctaataaacaacaaccagaagcaagagaaacaaaaaaacaacagaaagtCCAATCACAGACGatcgattcgaatgatttgattcaaaccAATCAATTGTTACCACATCCGTATCGATATTGGCTCGAGCAAATGAACCAACCGAAATTGGATCAAATTTTGAacgatgataaaataaataatcctGCAttcattggtgatgatgatgatgatgataacgacgATGATAGTTGTGAAGATTTagaaaatggtgatgatgacgacgaagacgatgatgatgatgaagccgATGGTGCTGGTGacacatcaacatcacaaGATATTGCCGATTTCGAATTAGAATTAGATGAAGAGCCAATCAAATTCGTTAGTGAAGACGATTTCAAGATATTGGTATCGAATCCAAGCCTAAAAAAACTTGAGGATCTTTTTCGTTCAGTTGATTTAGGTACCATAAATAgtgttcatcataatcaaaatgaagataaaaatcaaaataatacaaTCATCACTAGATTGCCAAATACAAATCAAATACCAAAACCGTCAGAAACAATGAATGTTCCTGAAACAATCCTAGTGGAGCCATTGCCTATAGTAGAAACTGCTGCAGCAGTAAAATCACCAATTGATTtacttgaaatgaatatgaacCTTTTGAAACGACGTGTTCAAGAACAAATGttaaatattaataatcaaaataaaaatgattgtggTTTCGATGGTTTCCGTAAAGGTTGTTTTGGTGATggcgatgataatgatgattcatcgGATACATCTACTACCGGTACggcttcatcattatcatcaacctGTGGTGATGAACAAGTTAATCAAGATGAAGAAAGTACTGATGAGGAACATTCAATTACAGCTGAATATATAAAACCGCCTACGCCTTTTActaattatttgtttgaatctTAA
- the LOC124499981 gene encoding uncharacterized protein LOC124499981 isoform X1: protein MHIHNIIKEKISIKSSLSSHGLFCCFFCCSWIEPATTVSSSSSPQNMMAVATTISSTTTATTTTTTTMNKSNLVDHSKKLSSSLSSTTTRLTPSPSSWRHFFYILGIYRYVLLCLLFGCMSLIIGVALFLLGILFRSNTTSIHLIESVPLYMPSLILFCNGLSLVAFMNKNTRRLYLLKSVCGLYLLVTLLMIIIAITTSAIHLPRLHLHRECAYNVRIRACTCVLSHQQQQHLISIQNSNNIDDDNDDDGDADIPLSNPFRGNHLIEDYNDELILYLFVYLASSKHFTMEEIMNCDLIHGIIYDSLRVVFALSLLAIAISIFSMITLFQLSTHEKRKLCFNNQLAMARDHHRRQYQQAQQIHHSSRSHSPPVNHRSLTSDDDCLPTSMTTTATITAKQQTSTNQFCHPSLPTDFKCLSADFSSQDLLIDNHQNSIHQTFKSPTTISNTPGDDPELLLFSPTRKLEPQDKIWSSSHSTTNFAIPDIEQYQSSDKNDHQQSSGSNLRRYMSVILDTPSNVHSYVWRKLNSLKNIQKHNSTRDDMHTKFSQQQRKHHHLLPPPHISIPRFSVSQLSNMKTDNSKKSQSILQTASSSSSSSYSNASSSSLGSSSFIKNQTIRYQLNTANNVELLLPKESQLIFSQNSSVDLESGHQCLFEPNESLFNNVEQSRTDFTSKYSQSLQSDNSISKNESNDHSKWSKCLTNLANSFECIDEDEELAKGFVQPPTSTAQSTTTQPYISYFNPFESTSIIYDRSSIKEQSTLDNHPSDNEHHLFRLMDAENNRHQQNTQPNQQPSLVDVFTFASSGNSTEYHHQIYTTFEEAFKNYYDSQNRISNNYSNYYTLPLNKTNGHTAKDSRHRYHRQRNGGQSDRIVNGRQHRKNYSPSSQNAIGMSNPSAKQMAKHQESSPIVVNNHTEFTEEIPFHVAIIEPPEDYQNLFPSNKQQPEARETKKQQKVQSQTIDSNDLIQTNQLLPHPYRYWLEQMNQPKLDQILNDDKINNPAFIGDDDDDDNDDDSCEDLENGDDDDEDDDDDEADGAGDTSTSQDIADFELELDEEPIKFVSEDDFKILVSNPSLKKLEDLFRSVDLGTINSVHHNQNEDKNQNNTIITRLPNTNQIPKPSETMNVPETILVEPLPIVETAAAVKSPIDLLEMNMNLLKRRVQEQMLNINNQNKNDCGFDGFRKGCFGDGDDNDDSSDTSTTGTASSLSSTCGDEQVNQDEESTDEEHSITAEYIKPPTPFTNYLFES from the exons ATGCATATACACAAtataataaaagaaaaaatctcgatcaaatcatcattatcatcacacggtttgttttgttgttttttttgttgcagcTGGATCGAACCAG caacaaccgtatcatcatcatcatcaccacagAATATGATGGCtgtagcaacaacaatctctTCAACGacaacggcaacaacaacaacaacaacaacgatgaataAATCTAATTTAGTTGATCACTCTAAGaaattatcgtcatcattatcatctacaacaacaagattgacgccatcaccatcatcatggagGCATTTTTTCTACATACTTGGCATTTATCGTTATGTTTTACtttgtttattattcggTTGTATGAGTTTGATTATTGGCGTGGCACTTTTTTTACTTGGCATTTTATTTCGTTCGAATACAACGTCCATTCATCTTATCGAATCGGTACCATTATATATgccatcattgatt CTATTCTGTAATGGATTATCGTTGGTTGCatttatgaacaaaaatacaaGACGATTGTATTTG CTCAAATCTGTTTGTGGTCTATATTTATTGGTcacattattgatgataatcattgccATAACTACATCGGCCATACATCTTCCAAGATTACATTTACATCGTGAATGTGCATACAATGTTCGTATACGTGCCTGTACTTGTGTTTTatctcatcaacaacaacagcatctAATCAGTATTcaaaatagtaataatattgatgatgataatgatgatgatggtgatgctGATATTCCATTGTCAAATCCATTTAGAGGTAATCATTTAATTGaagattataatgatgaattaattcTTTATCTATTCGTGTATCTAGCATCTTCCAAACATTTTACCATGGAAGAAATTATGAATTGTGATCTAATCCATGGTATAATTTATGATTCATTAAGAGTGGTATTTGCCTTGTCTTTATTAGCCATAGcgatttcaatattttcaatgataacaTTGTTTCAATTATCGACACatgaaaaaaggaaattatGTTTTAACAATCAATTGGCTATGGctcgtgatcatcatcgccgTCAATATCAACAAGCTCAAcagattcatcattcatcacgATCACATTCGCCACCGGTTAATCATCGATCATTAACGAGCGATGACGATTGTCTACCCACATCtatgacaacaacagcaacaataactgcaaaacaacaaacgtCCACAAATCAATTCTGCCATCCATCATTACCTACAGATTTCAAATGTCTTTCTGCCGATTTTTCTTCACAAGATTTGcttattgataatcatcagaaTTCTATCCATCAAACATTCAAGTCACCCACTACTATTTCTAATACACCTGGAGATGATCCAGAATTGCTATTATTTTCACCGACTAGAAAATTAGAACCACAAGATAAAATATGGTCGTCATCACATTCGACTACAAATTTTGCCATTCCAGATATTGAACAATATCAATCATCGGATAAAAATGACCACCAACAATCATCCGGATCAAATCTAAGACGATATATGAGCGTCATATTAGACACACCATCAAATGTACATTCATATGTATGGcgtaaattgaattcattgaaaaatattcaaaaacatAATAGCACACGCGATGATATGCATACGAAAttttctcaacaacaacgtaaacatcatcatcttcttccaCCTCCTCATATATCCATACCACGATTTTCCGTGTCACAACTGTCCAATATGAAAACTGAtaattcgaaaaaatcacaatCCATCCTACAAACtgcatcttcatcatcatcatcatcgtatagCAATGCATCGTCTTCCAGTTTAGGATCATCAAGTTTCatcaaaaaccaaacaattCGTTACCAATTGAATACGGCCAATAAtgtagaattattattgccaaaaGAAtctcaattgattttttcacaaaattcTTCCGTTGATCTAGAATCTGGCCATCAATGCTTATTCGAACCGAATGAAAGTTTATTTAACAATGTCGAACAATCACGTACTGATTTTACTTCGAAATATAGTCAATCACTACAATCAGATAATTCCATCTCaaagaatgaatcaaatgatcattcaaaatgGTCCAAATGTTTAACCAATTTAGccaattcattcgaatgtatcgatgaagatgaagaattaGCTAAAGGATTTGTACAACCACCAACGTCAACAgcacaatcaacaacaacccaACCATATATTAGTTATTTCAATCCATTTGAATCTACATCCATCATTTATGatcgatcatcaatcaaagaaCAATCAACACTTGATAATCATCCATCCGATAATGAACATCATCTTTTTCGATTAATGGATGCGGAAAATAATcgacatcaacaaaatacaCAGCCAAATCAACAACCAAGTTTAGTGGATGTATTTACGTTTGCATCAAGCGGTAACAGTAccgaatatcatcatcaaatatacaCCACATTCGAAGAAgcatttaaaaattattatgactCTCAGAATCGTATTAGTAACAATTACAGCAATTATTACACTCTTCCATTGAATAAAACTAATGGTCATACAGCGAAAGATTCTcgtcatcgttatcatcgtCAACGAAATGGTGGACAATCAGACCGTATTGTTAATGGTCGACAACACcggaaaaattattcaccatcatcacaaaatGCAATTGGAATGTCTAACCCTTCTGCCAAGCAAATGGCTAAACACCAagaatcatcaccaatagTCGTGAATAATCATACAGAATTTACGGAAGAAATTCCATTTCATGTTGCTATCATTGAACCACCTGAAGATTATCAAAATCTTTTTCCTtctaataaacaacaaccagaagcaagagaaacaaaaaaacaacagaaagtCCAATCACAGACGatcgattcgaatgatttgattcaaaccAATCAATTGTTACCACATCCGTATCGATATTGGCTCGAGCAAATGAACCAACCGAAATTGGATCAAATTTTGAacgatgataaaataaataatcctGCAttcattggtgatgatgatgatgatgataacgacgATGATAGTTGTGAAGATTTagaaaatggtgatgatgacgacgaagacgatgatgatgatgaagccgATGGTGCTGGTGacacatcaacatcacaaGATATTGCCGATTTCGAATTAGAATTAGATGAAGAGCCAATCAAATTCGTTAGTGAAGACGATTTCAAGATATTGGTATCGAATCCAAGCCTAAAAAAACTTGAGGATCTTTTTCGTTCAGTTGATTTAGGTACCATAAATAgtgttcatcataatcaaaatgaagataaaaatcaaaataatacaaTCATCACTAGATTGCCAAATACAAATCAAATACCAAAACCGTCAGAAACAATGAATGTTCCTGAAACAATCCTAGTGGAGCCATTGCCTATAGTAGAAACTGCTGCAGCAGTAAAATCACCAATTGATTtacttgaaatgaatatgaacCTTTTGAAACGACGTGTTCAAGAACAAATGttaaatattaataatcaaaataaaaatgattgtggTTTCGATGGTTTCCGTAAAGGTTGTTTTGGTGATggcgatgataatgatgattcatcgGATACATCTACTACCGGTACggcttcatcattatcatcaacctGTGGTGATGAACAAGTTAATCAAGATGAAGAAAGTACTGATGAGGAACATTCAATTACAGCTGAATATATAAAACCGCCTACGCCTTTTActaattatttgtttgaatctTAA
- the LOC124499981 gene encoding uncharacterized protein LOC124499981 isoform X3, giving the protein MVKSSSTATTVSSSSSPQNMMAVATTISSTTTATTTTTTTMNKSNLVDHSKKLSSSLSSTTTRLTPSPSSWRHFFYILGIYRYVLLCLLFGCMSLIIGVALFLLGILFRSNTTSIHLIESVPLYMPSLILFCNGLSLVAFMNKNTRRLYLLKSVCGLYLLVTLLMIIIAITTSAIHLPRLHLHRECAYNVRIRACTCVLSHQQQQHLISIQNSNNIDDDNDDDGDADIPLSNPFRGNHLIEDYNDELILYLFVYLASSKHFTMEEIMNCDLIHGIIYDSLRVVFALSLLAIAISIFSMITLFQLSTHEKRKLCFNNQLAMARDHHRRQYQQAQQIHHSSRSHSPPVNHRSLTSDDDCLPTSMTTTATITAKQQTSTNQFCHPSLPTDFKCLSADFSSQDLLIDNHQNSIHQTFKSPTTISNTPGDDPELLLFSPTRKLEPQDKIWSSSHSTTNFAIPDIEQYQSSDKNDHQQSSGSNLRRYMSVILDTPSNVHSYVWRKLNSLKNIQKHNSTRDDMHTKFSQQQRKHHHLLPPPHISIPRFSVSQLSNMKTDNSKKSQSILQTASSSSSSSYSNASSSSLGSSSFIKNQTIRYQLNTANNVELLLPKESQLIFSQNSSVDLESGHQCLFEPNESLFNNVEQSRTDFTSKYSQSLQSDNSISKNESNDHSKWSKCLTNLANSFECIDEDEELAKGFVQPPTSTAQSTTTQPYISYFNPFESTSIIYDRSSIKEQSTLDNHPSDNEHHLFRLMDAENNRHQQNTQPNQQPSLVDVFTFASSGNSTEYHHQIYTTFEEAFKNYYDSQNRISNNYSNYYTLPLNKTNGHTAKDSRHRYHRQRNGGQSDRIVNGRQHRKNYSPSSQNAIGMSNPSAKQMAKHQESSPIVVNNHTEFTEEIPFHVAIIEPPEDYQNLFPSNKQQPEARETKKQQKVQSQTIDSNDLIQTNQLLPHPYRYWLEQMNQPKLDQILNDDKINNPAFIGDDDDDDNDDDSCEDLENGDDDDEDDDDDEADGAGDTSTSQDIADFELELDEEPIKFVSEDDFKILVSNPSLKKLEDLFRSVDLGTINSVHHNQNEDKNQNNTIITRLPNTNQIPKPSETMNVPETILVEPLPIVETAAAVKSPIDLLEMNMNLLKRRVQEQMLNINNQNKNDCGFDGFRKGCFGDGDDNDDSSDTSTTGTASSLSSTCGDEQVNQDEESTDEEHSITAEYIKPPTPFTNYLFES; this is encoded by the exons atggtcaaatcatcatcaacagcaacaaccgtatcatcatcatcatcaccacagAATATGATGGCtgtagcaacaacaatctctTCAACGacaacggcaacaacaacaacaacaacaacgatgaataAATCTAATTTAGTTGATCACTCTAAGaaattatcgtcatcattatcatctacaacaacaagattgacgccatcaccatcatcatggagGCATTTTTTCTACATACTTGGCATTTATCGTTATGTTTTACtttgtttattattcggTTGTATGAGTTTGATTATTGGCGTGGCACTTTTTTTACTTGGCATTTTATTTCGTTCGAATACAACGTCCATTCATCTTATCGAATCGGTACCATTATATATgccatcattgatt CTATTCTGTAATGGATTATCGTTGGTTGCatttatgaacaaaaatacaaGACGATTGTATTTG CTCAAATCTGTTTGTGGTCTATATTTATTGGTcacattattgatgataatcattgccATAACTACATCGGCCATACATCTTCCAAGATTACATTTACATCGTGAATGTGCATACAATGTTCGTATACGTGCCTGTACTTGTGTTTTatctcatcaacaacaacagcatctAATCAGTATTcaaaatagtaataatattgatgatgataatgatgatgatggtgatgctGATATTCCATTGTCAAATCCATTTAGAGGTAATCATTTAATTGaagattataatgatgaattaattcTTTATCTATTCGTGTATCTAGCATCTTCCAAACATTTTACCATGGAAGAAATTATGAATTGTGATCTAATCCATGGTATAATTTATGATTCATTAAGAGTGGTATTTGCCTTGTCTTTATTAGCCATAGcgatttcaatattttcaatgataacaTTGTTTCAATTATCGACACatgaaaaaaggaaattatGTTTTAACAATCAATTGGCTATGGctcgtgatcatcatcgccgTCAATATCAACAAGCTCAAcagattcatcattcatcacgATCACATTCGCCACCGGTTAATCATCGATCATTAACGAGCGATGACGATTGTCTACCCACATCtatgacaacaacagcaacaataactgcaaaacaacaaacgtCCACAAATCAATTCTGCCATCCATCATTACCTACAGATTTCAAATGTCTTTCTGCCGATTTTTCTTCACAAGATTTGcttattgataatcatcagaaTTCTATCCATCAAACATTCAAGTCACCCACTACTATTTCTAATACACCTGGAGATGATCCAGAATTGCTATTATTTTCACCGACTAGAAAATTAGAACCACAAGATAAAATATGGTCGTCATCACATTCGACTACAAATTTTGCCATTCCAGATATTGAACAATATCAATCATCGGATAAAAATGACCACCAACAATCATCCGGATCAAATCTAAGACGATATATGAGCGTCATATTAGACACACCATCAAATGTACATTCATATGTATGGcgtaaattgaattcattgaaaaatattcaaaaacatAATAGCACACGCGATGATATGCATACGAAAttttctcaacaacaacgtaaacatcatcatcttcttccaCCTCCTCATATATCCATACCACGATTTTCCGTGTCACAACTGTCCAATATGAAAACTGAtaattcgaaaaaatcacaatCCATCCTACAAACtgcatcttcatcatcatcatcatcgtatagCAATGCATCGTCTTCCAGTTTAGGATCATCAAGTTTCatcaaaaaccaaacaattCGTTACCAATTGAATACGGCCAATAAtgtagaattattattgccaaaaGAAtctcaattgattttttcacaaaattcTTCCGTTGATCTAGAATCTGGCCATCAATGCTTATTCGAACCGAATGAAAGTTTATTTAACAATGTCGAACAATCACGTACTGATTTTACTTCGAAATATAGTCAATCACTACAATCAGATAATTCCATCTCaaagaatgaatcaaatgatcattcaaaatgGTCCAAATGTTTAACCAATTTAGccaattcattcgaatgtatcgatgaagatgaagaattaGCTAAAGGATTTGTACAACCACCAACGTCAACAgcacaatcaacaacaacccaACCATATATTAGTTATTTCAATCCATTTGAATCTACATCCATCATTTATGatcgatcatcaatcaaagaaCAATCAACACTTGATAATCATCCATCCGATAATGAACATCATCTTTTTCGATTAATGGATGCGGAAAATAATcgacatcaacaaaatacaCAGCCAAATCAACAACCAAGTTTAGTGGATGTATTTACGTTTGCATCAAGCGGTAACAGTAccgaatatcatcatcaaatatacaCCACATTCGAAGAAgcatttaaaaattattatgactCTCAGAATCGTATTAGTAACAATTACAGCAATTATTACACTCTTCCATTGAATAAAACTAATGGTCATACAGCGAAAGATTCTcgtcatcgttatcatcgtCAACGAAATGGTGGACAATCAGACCGTATTGTTAATGGTCGACAACACcggaaaaattattcaccatcatcacaaaatGCAATTGGAATGTCTAACCCTTCTGCCAAGCAAATGGCTAAACACCAagaatcatcaccaatagTCGTGAATAATCATACAGAATTTACGGAAGAAATTCCATTTCATGTTGCTATCATTGAACCACCTGAAGATTATCAAAATCTTTTTCCTtctaataaacaacaaccagaagcaagagaaacaaaaaaacaacagaaagtCCAATCACAGACGatcgattcgaatgatttgattcaaaccAATCAATTGTTACCACATCCGTATCGATATTGGCTCGAGCAAATGAACCAACCGAAATTGGATCAAATTTTGAacgatgataaaataaataatcctGCAttcattggtgatgatgatgatgatgataacgacgATGATAGTTGTGAAGATTTagaaaatggtgatgatgacgacgaagacgatgatgatgatgaagccgATGGTGCTGGTGacacatcaacatcacaaGATATTGCCGATTTCGAATTAGAATTAGATGAAGAGCCAATCAAATTCGTTAGTGAAGACGATTTCAAGATATTGGTATCGAATCCAAGCCTAAAAAAACTTGAGGATCTTTTTCGTTCAGTTGATTTAGGTACCATAAATAgtgttcatcataatcaaaatgaagataaaaatcaaaataatacaaTCATCACTAGATTGCCAAATACAAATCAAATACCAAAACCGTCAGAAACAATGAATGTTCCTGAAACAATCCTAGTGGAGCCATTGCCTATAGTAGAAACTGCTGCAGCAGTAAAATCACCAATTGATTtacttgaaatgaatatgaacCTTTTGAAACGACGTGTTCAAGAACAAATGttaaatattaataatcaaaataaaaatgattgtggTTTCGATGGTTTCCGTAAAGGTTGTTTTGGTGATggcgatgataatgatgattcatcgGATACATCTACTACCGGTACggcttcatcattatcatcaacctGTGGTGATGAACAAGTTAATCAAGATGAAGAAAGTACTGATGAGGAACATTCAATTACAGCTGAATATATAAAACCGCCTACGCCTTTTActaattatttgtttgaatctTAA